A genome region from Funiculus sociatus GB2-C1 includes the following:
- a CDS encoding putative toxin-antitoxin system toxin component, PIN family, which produces MMVLIDTNVILDFLLEREPFREDAEALFQAIYSGQIEGCVTATTVTDIFYIVRRQTRSIERARVAVSTTLTAMEICSVNSDILAAAFASNLRDFEDAVQLACAIANNLDGIITRDTEGFAGAILPILSVGELLERLS; this is translated from the coding sequence ATGATGGTATTAATAGATACCAACGTTATTCTGGATTTTTTGCTAGAGCGCGAACCTTTTAGGGAGGATGCTGAAGCTTTATTTCAGGCTATTTACTCTGGGCAGATTGAGGGGTGTGTTACAGCAACCACCGTAACTGATATCTTCTACATTGTCAGAAGACAGACGCGGAGTATTGAACGCGCAAGAGTTGCTGTCTCAACAACACTAACAGCTATGGAAATTTGTAGTGTTAATAGCGACATCCTTGCAGCTGCATTTGCCTCAAACTTGAGAGATTTTGAAGATGCGGTACAGTTAGCTTGCGCGATCGCTAACAATCTTGATGGAATTATCACCCGCGATACGGAAGGTTTCGCGGGTGCTATTTTGCCTATTTTGTCAGTTGGTGAATTATTAGAGCGACTGTCTTAA
- a CDS encoding pyridoxal phosphate-dependent aminotransferase: MKLAARVGQVTPSITLAIAAKAKAMKAEGIDVCSFSAGEPDFDTPEHIKAAAKKALDEGKTKYGPAAGEPKLREAIARKLQKDNNLGFAAENVIVTNGGKHSLYNLMMALLNSGDEVIIPSPYWLSYPEMVILAGGTPIIVPTDASTGYKITPEQLRSSITPRTKLFVLNSPCNPTGVVYTPAEIKALGEVVVEKDILVVSDEIYEKIIYDDAQHLSIGAVSPEVFDRTIISSGFAKGYSMTGWRIGYLAAPVELVKAVSTIQGHSTSNVCTFAQFGAIAALEGSQDCVEQMRLAFAERRQVMLQTLNAIPGLSCAKPDGAFYLFVNISKSGLNSLEFCDKLLENQKVAAIPAIAFGADDHVRLSYATDMTSIEKGMDRLDKFVRSLV, encoded by the coding sequence ATGAAGCTGGCAGCACGAGTTGGTCAGGTAACGCCTTCTATAACGTTGGCGATCGCAGCCAAAGCCAAGGCGATGAAGGCAGAGGGGATAGATGTTTGTAGTTTCAGCGCTGGGGAACCAGATTTTGACACCCCAGAACATATCAAAGCTGCTGCCAAAAAAGCTTTGGACGAGGGTAAAACCAAATACGGGCCAGCTGCTGGAGAACCAAAATTAAGGGAAGCGATCGCCCGCAAGCTACAAAAGGACAATAACCTGGGTTTCGCAGCTGAAAACGTTATTGTCACCAACGGCGGCAAGCATTCCTTGTATAACCTGATGATGGCGCTGCTAAATAGTGGGGATGAGGTGATTATCCCATCTCCCTACTGGCTCTCGTATCCGGAAATGGTGATTTTGGCAGGTGGCACCCCGATAATTGTGCCGACAGACGCTTCAACTGGATATAAAATTACGCCAGAGCAACTTCGCTCATCTATCACACCAAGAACCAAGCTTTTTGTCCTCAATTCGCCTTGTAATCCCACTGGTGTTGTTTATACGCCAGCTGAGATTAAAGCTTTAGGAGAAGTGGTGGTGGAAAAAGATATTCTCGTTGTCTCTGATGAGATTTACGAAAAGATTATCTACGACGACGCGCAGCACTTGAGTATCGGTGCAGTCAGTCCCGAAGTCTTTGACAGGACAATTATCAGCAGTGGTTTTGCTAAAGGTTACTCAATGACGGGTTGGCGAATTGGTTATTTAGCAGCACCAGTTGAGTTAGTTAAAGCTGTGTCCACCATTCAAGGTCACAGTACCTCGAATGTGTGTACTTTTGCACAGTTCGGCGCGATCGCAGCTTTAGAAGGTTCTCAAGATTGTGTGGAACAAATGCGCCTCGCCTTTGCCGAACGTCGGCAGGTAATGTTGCAAACACTTAACGCTATTCCCGGTTTATCCTGTGCCAAACCAGACGGCGCTTTTTATCTGTTCGTCAACATCAGCAAATCTGGTTTAAATTCTCTAGAATTCTGCGACAAACTGTTAGAAAATCAGAAAGTTGCGGCGATTCCTGCGATTGCTTTTGGTGCAGATGATCACGTCCGGCTATCTTATGCAACAGATATGACTTCGATTGAAAAGGGGATGGATAGGTTAGATAAATTTGTGCGATCGCTTGTTTAG
- a CDS encoding class I fructose-bisphosphate aldolase: MTATLSVPNSLESVLGKEAEDLLSFKAKVSQDMLHLPGPDFVDRIFAASDRNPQVLRSLQQLYSAGRLANTGYLSILPVDQGIEHSAGASFAPNPIYFDPENIIKLAIESGCNAVATTLGVLGMVSRKYAHKIPFILKLNHNELLTFPNQFDQIMFASVEQAWNLGAVAVGATIYFGSEQSTRQIQEVSEAFERAHELGMATILWCYLRNNAFKQDKDYHLAGDLTAQANHLGVTIKADIIKQKLPEYNHGYAAVAKATGESYGKTNDRVYTDLLTDHPIDLTRYQVLNCYCGRAGLINSGGASGKNDFAEAVRTAVINKRAGGCGLISGRKTFQRPFEEGVKLFNAIQDVYLSPDVTIA; this comes from the coding sequence ATGACCGCTACACTATCTGTACCTAATTCCCTAGAGTCTGTACTAGGAAAAGAAGCAGAAGACCTTCTCAGTTTTAAGGCAAAAGTTTCCCAAGATATGCTGCACCTGCCGGGGCCGGACTTTGTAGACCGGATTTTTGCAGCTAGCGATCGCAACCCCCAAGTATTGCGTAGTCTTCAGCAACTGTATTCTGCCGGACGTTTAGCTAATACCGGATATCTCTCCATTCTCCCAGTAGACCAAGGAATTGAACACTCCGCAGGGGCATCATTTGCACCAAACCCGATCTATTTCGATCCCGAAAATATTATTAAACTGGCGATCGAATCTGGTTGTAATGCTGTTGCTACGACCCTTGGCGTTTTGGGCATGGTTTCTCGCAAATATGCCCACAAAATCCCCTTCATTTTGAAATTAAATCATAATGAATTGCTGACTTTCCCCAATCAATTCGACCAGATAATGTTCGCCTCTGTCGAACAAGCTTGGAATTTAGGGGCGGTCGCTGTTGGGGCAACTATTTACTTTGGTTCAGAACAATCAACTCGCCAAATTCAAGAAGTCAGCGAAGCCTTTGAACGCGCCCACGAATTGGGTATGGCAACTATCCTTTGGTGCTATCTCCGCAACAATGCTTTCAAACAAGACAAAGACTATCACTTAGCAGGCGACCTCACAGCTCAAGCAAACCATCTGGGCGTGACAATTAAAGCCGACATCATCAAACAAAAGCTTCCCGAATACAATCACGGATATGCTGCTGTTGCTAAAGCTACTGGTGAAAGTTACGGCAAAACTAACGACCGAGTATACACCGACCTGTTGACCGATCACCCAATTGACCTCACCCGCTACCAGGTACTAAATTGCTACTGCGGTCGCGCTGGGTTGATTAACTCTGGTGGTGCATCTGGTAAAAATGACTTTGCCGAAGCCGTCCGCACCGCCGTAATTAACAAACGAGCTGGTGGTTGTGGTTTAATCTCCGGTCGCAAAACTTTCCAGCGTCCTTTTGAGGAAGGGGTGAAGTTATTTAACGCCATTCAGGATGTCTATCTCTCACCTGATGTAACTATCGCTTGA
- a CDS encoding aldo/keto reductase, with translation MADRRDDQSGENRHREAQSWKRRQFLQRLGVLGAGVAIADRILLHPDAQVNAAEPDQTISLQAGEIPRRKLGRTGVEVSAVALGGFHIGVPKDEQEAIRIIQEALDAGVTFLDNAWEYNEGVSEERMGKALQGRRDKAFLMTKVCTHGRDRKVAMQQLEQSLRRLKTDYIDLWQVHEVVYDNDPERHFAKGGVIEALDEAKRQGKVRFVGFTGHKDPAIHLKMLSYNYPFDAVQLPLNCFDSSFRSFEKQVLPELNKRGIAAIGMKSLGGSGEPVKAGVISVQEALRYAMSLPVATTVSGIDSLQVLRQNLNIARSFKPMTEPEMQAMRSRYASYAADGRFELYKTSKKYDGPPGREQHGFPSQEQLEA, from the coding sequence ATGGCAGATCGACGTGACGATCAATCAGGGGAAAATCGCCACCGAGAGGCACAAAGCTGGAAACGCAGACAGTTTCTGCAACGCCTCGGAGTTCTCGGCGCAGGAGTAGCGATCGCAGATCGGATCTTGCTACACCCAGATGCACAAGTCAATGCTGCCGAACCCGATCAGACAATTTCACTCCAAGCTGGGGAAATTCCCCGCCGCAAACTCGGACGCACAGGTGTGGAAGTTTCGGCGGTGGCGCTAGGCGGCTTTCACATCGGCGTTCCCAAAGACGAACAAGAAGCCATCCGCATTATTCAAGAAGCACTCGATGCTGGCGTGACCTTTCTAGACAACGCCTGGGAGTATAACGAAGGCGTGAGTGAAGAACGGATGGGTAAGGCGCTGCAAGGTAGGCGAGACAAAGCATTTCTGATGACAAAAGTTTGCACGCACGGACGCGATCGCAAAGTCGCTATGCAACAACTTGAGCAATCTTTGCGGCGACTCAAGACAGATTATATCGACTTGTGGCAAGTTCACGAAGTTGTTTATGACAACGACCCGGAAAGACATTTCGCCAAAGGTGGAGTTATCGAGGCTTTAGACGAAGCCAAGCGTCAGGGAAAAGTTCGTTTTGTCGGTTTCACAGGTCACAAAGATCCGGCAATTCATCTGAAAATGCTTTCTTATAATTATCCGTTCGATGCCGTTCAACTACCACTGAATTGTTTTGACTCCTCTTTTCGCAGCTTTGAGAAGCAAGTGCTACCCGAACTCAATAAACGCGGTATTGCTGCAATTGGAATGAAAAGTTTGGGTGGTAGTGGCGAACCAGTTAAAGCAGGCGTTATCAGCGTGCAAGAAGCGCTACGCTATGCAATGAGCCTTCCTGTTGCAACTACCGTCAGCGGTATTGACTCTCTACAAGTGCTGCGCCAGAACTTGAATATTGCGCGGAGTTTCAAGCCGATGACAGAACCGGAAATGCAAGCTATGCGATCGCGTTATGCTAGCTATGCTGCTGATGGACGCTTTGAACTCTACAAAACGTCAAAAAAATACGACGGCCCTCCGGGTAGAGAACAGCACGGATTTCCGTCACAAGAGCAATTAGAAGCTTGA
- a CDS encoding VOC family protein has product MVFLCTAAFVTVATVNLEKLVSFYTNLLDKQPHPYIPNVYAEFQFPGLRLGIFKPKLTHSEEFVSVKSGMSLCLEVTDLESAIAHITALGFPPPGDILSASHGREIYAYDPDGNRLILHQSH; this is encoded by the coding sequence ATGGTTTTCCTATGCACCGCCGCCTTTGTCACTGTGGCAACTGTTAATCTTGAGAAATTAGTAAGTTTTTATACAAATTTACTGGATAAACAGCCGCATCCATACATCCCAAATGTTTATGCAGAGTTTCAGTTTCCTGGCTTACGTTTGGGTATTTTTAAACCAAAACTCACCCACTCCGAAGAATTTGTATCGGTAAAAAGTGGAATGAGTTTGTGTTTAGAAGTAACTGACTTGGAAAGTGCGATCGCTCACATTACTGCTCTGGGTTTCCCGCCACCAGGCGATATTTTATCTGCATCACACGGTAGAGAAATCTACGCTTACGATCCAGATGGCAATCGCTTGATTTTGCACCAATCCCACTAA
- a CDS encoding phosphoribosyltransferase, which produces MSSAPMFRDRIHAGEQLAESVMAEFTQLKTRGVNSQPIIYALPRGGIPVAVPVARSLGCPVDILVAKKITFPENPELAIGAVTSDGHVLWCQPKRFRRNQQSELEAALRQAQDKAIALQSKLSSSRLPVSAQGAIAILVDDGIATGMTIAAAASAVKAQNPAEIWVCSPVAPQGLSEWLLQWCDRAIILETPEPFLSVSRFYEEFPQVETQEALFYLQQHNQQILPNNQPPDAPMSR; this is translated from the coding sequence ATGTCATCTGCCCCCATGTTTCGCGATCGCATCCACGCCGGAGAGCAGCTAGCTGAGTCCGTTATGGCTGAGTTTACCCAGCTCAAGACGCGGGGAGTTAATAGCCAACCTATTATTTACGCGCTGCCTCGCGGCGGTATCCCTGTGGCTGTACCAGTGGCACGCAGTCTGGGTTGTCCTGTGGATATTCTTGTCGCCAAAAAAATTACTTTTCCAGAAAACCCGGAACTTGCCATCGGTGCTGTCACGTCAGATGGACACGTGCTATGGTGTCAGCCAAAGCGATTTCGCAGAAACCAGCAGAGTGAGCTGGAAGCGGCGTTGCGGCAAGCCCAAGATAAAGCTATTGCCCTACAGAGTAAGCTTTCTTCCAGTCGCTTGCCTGTTAGCGCTCAGGGTGCGATCGCTATTTTGGTTGATGATGGTATTGCCACTGGCATGACAATAGCAGCTGCCGCCTCTGCCGTGAAAGCCCAAAATCCTGCCGAAATTTGGGTTTGTTCGCCAGTAGCACCACAGGGTTTGAGCGAGTGGCTGCTGCAATGGTGCGATCGCGCTATTATCCTAGAAACGCCCGAACCTTTCCTCAGTGTCAGTCGCTTCTATGAAGAGTTTCCCCAAGTGGAGACTCAAGAAGCCTTATTCTACTTGCAGCAGCACAACCAGCAAATATTACCTAATAACCAACCGCCAGATGCGCCTATGAGTAGATAG
- a CDS encoding uracil-DNA glycosylase has product MSSDEQLSLFDSSDLGASATPQNQALIPTSAKIPIPPGTYQTMAQIAQHCNQCHRCGLGENRTHAVVGRGNLQAPIMIVGEAPGQNEDETGLPFVGKSGQLLEKILAAVKLNTEQDVYICNVNKCRPPNNRPPTTEEMAACRPYLLEQIRMVDPKIILLTGATALKGLTGDKRGITKIRGTWIEWEGRLCMPIFHPSYLLRNASREQGSPKWLMWQDIQAVRAKLDEIRNN; this is encoded by the coding sequence ATGTCCAGCGACGAGCAACTTAGCCTTTTTGACTCCTCAGACCTCGGTGCATCTGCCACACCGCAAAATCAAGCATTAATTCCCACAAGTGCCAAAATCCCCATTCCTCCCGGCACCTATCAAACAATGGCCCAAATCGCACAGCATTGTAACCAATGCCACCGTTGCGGACTGGGAGAAAACCGCACTCACGCTGTAGTTGGACGCGGCAATCTCCAAGCACCAATTATGATTGTGGGCGAAGCACCAGGGCAAAATGAAGATGAAACCGGGTTGCCATTTGTCGGGAAATCTGGGCAACTGCTGGAGAAAATATTAGCCGCTGTGAAGCTGAACACCGAACAGGATGTATACATCTGTAATGTGAACAAGTGCCGTCCACCAAACAATCGCCCGCCAACAACTGAAGAAATGGCAGCTTGTAGACCTTATTTGTTAGAACAAATTCGCATGGTAGACCCGAAAATCATTCTTTTAACGGGTGCTACAGCTTTAAAAGGTTTAACTGGCGATAAACGAGGCATTACCAAAATTCGCGGCACTTGGATCGAGTGGGAGGGGCGCTTGTGTATGCCGATTTTCCACCCATCCTATCTACTTCGCAATGCTTCGCGGGAACAAGGCAGCCCTAAATGGTTAATGTGGCAGGATATTCAGGCTGTTCGTGCCAAATTAGATGAAATCCGCAACAATTAA